The proteins below come from a single Fusobacterium nucleatum genomic window:
- a CDS encoding AlwI family type II restriction endonuclease: MVNKSIPYQSFCWVIGTTSFRTAKLNLKIEEQLLLLEEFYKTVSNKSAWNWNNTLQEEYYDFMKERGFLYGDARRKDKDAREKTSGLVDIGLITPDRLITDAGKELLNIAREGAFDTNNFFNLDSDSFVYLKQLLKTTINVNNNIVRPFLVTLKTLLELDFLTYDEFTYFIPLINDRESAEEIIESIRLYREEKITLEDVIYERLIVMENYQEALSEFIDHAVDEELICLIGINRKSRNYDKPYYRLYENIKKIFLDNGDDYEALLNSAKSINQKPGTLWRSLLFRTTNISVIRKNGKSSILSACPFLNCSSERELKEVFFKYLHVFKAMATLSDYFDLNRRYFNITDTLIFEDQLIKLDMLPKYFFKEIMEDLYTEAFTRCDTLTQSIPLIEISSAFDVDINKVYQTLSADLGIKIKSSEQAATYVNDKRYRRFNALIDKKFNDSILVELLNCFEKRDDKRIEELVTDEAAIPTIFEYVLGIIWYKVSERKGNILDFMKLSLEANLLPKTHAAGGYADIIYEYEACTSYPKHSLLLEATLADGNNQRRMEMEPVSRHLGDYRIRFNNPFDYSLFVSTYLDKNVISDFRYRKIIPYTRDEGTITGMKIISMDTDSLKKIIENKVKYKYLYEVFDKYHEMPLETVDWHDGMIKEATGEYKA, translated from the coding sequence ATGGTAAATAAAAGTATTCCATATCAAAGTTTTTGTTGGGTTATAGGAACTACAAGTTTTAGAACTGCAAAACTAAATTTAAAGATTGAAGAGCAATTATTGTTATTAGAAGAATTTTATAAAACTGTATCAAATAAATCAGCTTGGAATTGGAATAATACTCTGCAAGAAGAGTATTATGATTTTATGAAAGAACGAGGATTTCTATATGGAGATGCCAGAAGAAAAGATAAAGATGCCAGAGAAAAAACATCAGGTTTAGTTGATATAGGCTTGATTACTCCGGATAGGTTAATTACGGATGCAGGTAAAGAACTTCTAAATATTGCAAGAGAAGGAGCTTTTGATACCAATAATTTCTTTAATTTGGACAGCGATAGCTTCGTGTATTTGAAGCAATTATTAAAGACTACGATAAATGTGAACAACAATATTGTAAGACCTTTTTTGGTTACCTTAAAAACTTTATTGGAACTTGATTTTTTGACTTATGATGAGTTTACTTATTTTATTCCTCTGATTAATGATAGAGAGAGTGCTGAAGAAATTATCGAAAGCATCCGGCTATATAGGGAAGAAAAAATCACATTAGAAGATGTGATATACGAAAGATTGATTGTTATGGAGAATTACCAAGAGGCACTTTCAGAATTCATTGATCATGCGGTTGATGAAGAGTTGATTTGCCTCATTGGCATAAATCGAAAAAGCAGAAATTATGATAAGCCTTATTATAGATTGTATGAGAATATTAAGAAAATCTTTCTTGATAACGGGGATGATTATGAAGCACTATTAAATTCTGCTAAGAGCATCAATCAAAAGCCCGGAACATTATGGAGGAGTTTATTATTTAGGACAACGAACATTAGTGTAATAAGAAAAAATGGGAAATCCTCTATTTTGTCTGCGTGTCCATTTTTAAATTGCTCAAGCGAAAGAGAATTAAAAGAGGTTTTCTTTAAGTATCTGCATGTATTTAAAGCGATGGCAACCTTATCGGATTACTTTGATTTGAATCGAAGATATTTTAATATTACAGATACCTTAATCTTTGAAGATCAACTAATCAAATTAGATATGCTCCCGAAATATTTTTTCAAAGAAATAATGGAAGATTTGTATACAGAAGCTTTTACGAGATGTGATACATTAACACAGAGCATCCCATTGATTGAAATTTCAAGTGCGTTTGATGTTGATATCAATAAGGTTTATCAGACATTAAGTGCGGATTTAGGCATCAAAATCAAGTCATCTGAACAGGCGGCAACTTATGTAAACGATAAACGTTACAGAAGATTCAATGCTTTAATAGACAAGAAATTTAATGATTCCATACTTGTAGAATTGTTAAATTGTTTTGAGAAACGTGATGATAAGAGAATAGAAGAACTTGTAACAGACGAGGCGGCTATCCCAACTATTTTCGAATATGTATTAGGAATTATCTGGTACAAAGTCAGCGAAAGAAAAGGAAATATATTGGATTTTATGAAATTGTCATTAGAAGCCAATCTGTTACCTAAGACACATGCGGCTGGAGGTTATGCAGATATCATTTATGAATACGAAGCCTGTACTTCTTATCCGAAACACTCATTATTGCTTGAAGCAACACTTGCAGATGGGAATAATCAAAGAAGAATGGAAATGGAGCCTGTTTCAAGACATTTAGGAGATTATAGGATTAGATTTAATAATCCGTTTGATTACAGCCTATTTGTAAGCACATACTTAGATAAAAATGTGATTTCAGATTTTAGATATAGAAAGATAATTCCATATACTAGAGATGAAGGAACTATCACAGGCATGAAGATTATTTCAATGGATACTGATTCTCTCAAGAAGATAATTGAAAATAAGGTCAAGTATAAGTATTTGTATGAAGTATTTGATAAATACCATGAAATGCCATTAGAGACTGTAGATTGGCATGATGGGATGATAAAAGAGGCTACGGGAGAGTATAAGGCATAA
- a CDS encoding glycoprotein yields MEKVFFEYNENSVTLYEALKNANPPSDMVEIFNKFQKQIYSYTDFEIKNFKKLQNFAEHKQLVNFLCDLLKRVCPHYENKEFYYILVVLTYSQEQKAIEYLKLLTEFIIANQLNLCHILLTIFNEINELHLLSNKEKLEQYFSELYIQSDYFEFVKKVDLDTSKIEFKKIGGEGSFSFDLTNMEGIQYGFQLNNETDKRKFCKLSISVFTPKGMKNCFDVSLSSEQFLLYHHHKDYHVSSKEEMKLLNKETKQEFYIENSTNLLELKNIIKQIESVLQTKFVSKIVHSYFTKPLKGKKELQKWWENSNF; encoded by the coding sequence ATGGAAAAAGTATTTTTTGAATATAATGAGAATAGTGTTACATTATATGAAGCTTTGAAAAATGCTAACCCTCCAAGTGATATGGTTGAAATTTTCAATAAATTTCAAAAGCAAATATATTCATATACAGATTTTGAAATAAAGAATTTTAAAAAATTACAGAATTTTGCTGAGCATAAACAATTAGTAAATTTTCTATGTGACTTATTAAAAAGAGTTTGTCCTCATTATGAGAATAAGGAATTTTATTATATTTTAGTAGTATTGACTTATTCTCAAGAGCAAAAAGCAATTGAATACTTGAAACTACTAACAGAATTTATCATTGCTAATCAACTTAATCTTTGTCATATTTTACTTACCATTTTTAATGAAATCAATGAACTACATTTATTGTCAAATAAAGAAAAACTAGAACAATATTTTTCAGAACTCTATATACAAAGTGATTATTTTGAATTTGTGAAAAAAGTAGATCTTGATACTTCAAAAATTGAGTTTAAGAAAATAGGAGGTGAAGGAAGTTTTAGTTTTGACCTTACCAATATGGAAGGAATTCAGTATGGGTTCCAGTTGAATAATGAAACAGATAAAAGAAAATTTTGCAAACTGAGTATTTCTGTTTTCACTCCAAAAGGAATGAAAAACTGTTTTGATGTATCATTATCAAGTGAACAATTCTTGCTTTATCATCATCATAAAGATTATCATGTGTCTTCTAAAGAAGAGATGAAACTGCTTAATAAAGAAACAAAGCAGGAATTTTATATAGAAAACAGTACAAATTTATTGGAACTCAAAAATATTATAAAACAGATTGAAAGTGTTTTACAAACAAAATTTGTTTCAAAGATAGTGCATTCTTATTTTACAAAACCTTTGAAAGGAAAGAAAGAATTACAAAAATGGTGGGAAAATAGCAATTTTTGA
- a CDS encoding leucine-rich repeat domain-containing protein — MDQNIWEYDDFIFKGDELKGMTQKGKDKVKVEGKTDLVIPELTPDGLPLKKIADNAFYRRGLTSVVIPNTVESIGYDAFGVCKLKEVKLPEALVNIEGFAFYRNKLTKVEFGSKVKRLEPSSFAMNELAEIAFPETLEYIGASAFYKNNFETISFPKSVTKIDMYAFRKNNIHKVEVANSVDLHKFTFETFTAVERF; from the coding sequence ATGGATCAAAATATATGGGAATATGATGATTTTATTTTTAAAGGTGATGAACTAAAAGGAATGACTCAAAAAGGTAAGGATAAAGTAAAAGTTGAAGGTAAAACTGATTTAGTAATTCCTGAATTAACTCCTGATGGACTACCTTTAAAAAAGATAGCTGATAATGCTTTTTATAGAAGAGGATTAACATCAGTAGTGATACCTAATACAGTGGAAAGTATAGGTTATGATGCTTTTGGAGTTTGTAAATTAAAAGAAGTTAAATTACCAGAAGCATTAGTAAATATTGAAGGTTTTGCTTTTTATAGAAATAAATTAACTAAGGTTGAATTTGGAAGCAAAGTAAAAAGATTAGAACCAAGTTCATTTGCTATGAATGAACTTGCAGAAATTGCTTTCCCAGAAACTTTAGAATATATAGGAGCATCTGCTTTCTATAAAAATAATTTTGAAACAATAAGTTTTCCAAAATCTGTTACTAAGATAGATATGTATGCTTTTAGAAAGAATAATATTCATAAGGTAGAAGTTGCAAATTCTGTTGATTTACATAAATTTACTTTTGAAACTTTTACAGCTGTTGAAAGATTTTAA
- a CDS encoding 2-hydroxyacyl-CoA dehydratase subunit D — MAEIKELLGQFKYYAENPRKQLDKYLAEGKKAVGIFPYYVPEEIVYAGGMVPFGVWGGQGPIEKAKDYFPTFYYSLALRCLEMALDGTLDGLSASMVTTLDDTLRPFSQNYKVSAGRKIPMVFLNHGQHRKEEFGKKYNAKIFNKAKEELEKICDVKITDENLKKAFKVYNENREEKRKFIKLAAKHPQSIKASDRSNVLKSSYFMLKDEHTALLRQLNQQLEALPEEKWDGVRVVTSGVITDNPGLLEVFDNYKVCVVADDVAHESRALKVDIDLSIADPMLALADQFARMDEDPLLYDPDIIKRPKYVLDLVKENNADGCLLFMMNFNDTEEMEYPSLKQAFDAAKVPLIKMGYDQQMVDFGQVKTQLETFNELVQLSRF; from the coding sequence ATGGCTGAAATTAAGGAATTGTTAGGACAATTTAAGTACTATGCAGAAAATCCTAGGAAGCAATTAGATAAATATCTTGCTGAAGGTAAGAAGGCAGTAGGAATATTCCCTTATTATGTACCAGAAGAAATCGTCTATGCAGGTGGAATGGTTCCATTTGGTGTATGGGGAGGACAAGGGCCTATTGAAAAAGCAAAGGATTATTTCCCTACTTTCTACTACTCATTGGCTTTAAGATGTTTAGAAATGGCTTTAGATGGGACATTAGATGGTTTATCTGCATCAATGGTTACTACATTAGACGATACATTAAGACCATTTTCACAAAACTATAAAGTAAGTGCTGGAAGAAAAATACCTATGGTATTTTTAAATCATGGTCAACATAGAAAAGAAGAATTTGGTAAAAAATATAATGCAAAAATATTTAATAAGGCTAAAGAAGAATTAGAAAAAATCTGTGATGTAAAAATTACTGATGAAAACTTAAAGAAAGCATTTAAGGTTTATAATGAAAATAGAGAAGAAAAAAGAAAATTTATAAAACTTGCTGCTAAACACCCACAAAGTATAAAAGCATCTGATAGATCTAATGTTTTAAAAAGTTCATATTTTATGTTAAAAGATGAACATACAGCTTTATTAAGACAATTGAATCAACAATTAGAAGCTCTACCAGAAGAAAAGTGGGATGGAGTGAGAGTTGTTACAAGTGGAGTTATCACTGATAACCCTGGACTTTTAGAAGTATTTGATAACTATAAAGTATGTGTGGTTGCAGATGATGTAGCTCATGAATCAAGAGCATTAAAAGTTGATATAGATTTATCAATAGCTGATCCAATGTTAGCACTTGCTGATCAATTTGCTCGTATGGACGAAGATCCTTTACTTTATGATCCTGATATTATCAAAAGACCAAAATATGTACTAGATTTAGTAAAAGAAAATAATGCAGATGGTTGCCTACTATTTATGATGAACTTCAACGATACAGAAGAAATGGAATATCCATCATTAAAACAAGCATTTGATGCTGCAAAAGTTCCATTAATTAAAATGGGGTATGATCAACAAATGGTAGACTTTGGACAAGTTAAAACTCAACTTGAAACATTTAATGAATTAGTACAATTAAGTAGATTCTAG
- a CDS encoding 2-hydroxyacyl-CoA dehydratase subunit D, with translation MAGKMEKLPNKKPRPIEGHKPAAAILRGVVDKVYANAWEAKKRGELVGWSSSKFPIELAKAFDLNVVYPENHAASTAAKKDGLRLCQAAEDMGYDNDICGYARISLAYAAGEPTDSRRMPQPDFLLCCNNICNMMTKWYENIARIHNIPLIMIDIPFSNTVDTPEEKVDYLIGQFDHAIKQLEELTGKKFDEKKFEDACARANRTAAAWLKSCKYMGYKPSPLSGFDLFNHMADIVAARCDEEAAMGFELLADEFEQSIKEGTSTWEYPEEHRILFEGIPCWPGLKPLFEPLKDNGVNVTAVVYAPAFGFRYNNVREMAAAYCKAPCSVCIETGVEWRETMAKENGISGALVNYNRSCKPWSGAMPEIERRWKEDLGIPVVHFDGDQADERNFSTEQYNTRVQGLVEIMQERKEEKLAKGEEVYTNFENTKETDWSKETIKH, from the coding sequence ATGGCTGGAAAAATGGAAAAATTACCTAATAAAAAACCTAGACCAATAGAAGGACATAAACCTGCTGCGGCTATATTGAGAGGTGTTGTTGATAAAGTTTATGCAAATGCTTGGGAAGCAAAAAAGAGAGGAGAATTAGTTGGATGGAGTTCATCTAAATTTCCTATTGAACTTGCAAAAGCTTTTGATTTAAATGTTGTATATCCTGAAAATCATGCTGCATCAACAGCAGCTAAAAAAGATGGATTAAGACTTTGTCAAGCTGCTGAAGATATGGGATATGATAATGATATTTGTGGATATGCAAGAATCAGTTTAGCTTATGCTGCTGGTGAACCAACAGATTCAAGAAGAATGCCACAACCAGACTTCTTATTATGTTGTAATAATATCTGTAATATGATGACTAAATGGTATGAAAATATAGCAAGAATACATAATATTCCATTAATAATGATAGATATACCATTTTCAAATACAGTAGATACACCAGAAGAAAAAGTTGATTATTTAATAGGACAATTTGATCATGCTATTAAACAATTAGAAGAATTAACAGGAAAGAAATTTGATGAAAAGAAATTTGAAGATGCCTGTGCAAGAGCAAATAGAACTGCTGCTGCTTGGTTAAAATCTTGTAAATATATGGGATATAAGCCATCTCCATTAAGTGGATTTGACTTATTTAACCACATGGCTGATATAGTTGCTGCTAGATGCGATGAAGAAGCAGCTATGGGATTTGAATTACTTGCAGATGAATTTGAACAATCTATAAAAGAGGGAACATCTACTTGGGAATATCCAGAAGAACACAGAATTCTATTTGAAGGAATCCCTTGTTGGCCAGGATTAAAACCATTATTTGAACCTTTAAAAGATAATGGAGTAAATGTTACTGCAGTTGTTTATGCACCAGCATTCGGATTTAGATATAACAATGTAAGAGAAATGGCAGCAGCATACTGTAAAGCACCTTGTTCTGTATGTATAGAAACTGGTGTTGAATGGAGAGAAACTATGGCTAAGGAAAATGGTATAAGTGGAGCACTTGTAAACTATAACCGTAGTTGTAAACCTTGGAGTGGTGCAATGCCTGAAATAGAAAGAAGATGGAAAGAAGATTTAGGAATACCAGTTGTTCACTTTGATGGAGACCAAGCTGATGAAAGAAACTTCTCAACAGAACAATATAATACAAGAGTACAAGGACTTGTTGAAATAATGCAAGAAAGAAAAGAAGAAAAATTAGCAAAAGGTGAAGAAGTGTATACAAACTTTGAAAACACTAAAGAAACTGACTGGTCTAAGGAAACAATAAAACATTAA
- a CDS encoding acyl-CoA dehydratase activase, whose amino-acid sequence MSNVFTMGIDVGSTASKCVILKDGKEIVAKSVISVGTGTSGPARAMKEALEQVGLSFVSELQGAVATGYGRNSLAEVPAQMSELSCHAKGAYFLFPNVHSIIDIGGQDSKALKIGDNGMLENFVMNDKCAAGTGRFLDVIAKVLEVNLEDLEKLDEKSTVDVAISSTCTVFAESEVISQLAKGTKIEDIVKGIHTAIASRVGSLAKRIGIKDDVVMTGGVALNKGMVRALERNLGFKLHTNEYCQLNGAIGAALFAYQKYMMTHQ is encoded by the coding sequence ATGAGTAATGTGTTTACTATGGGAATAGATGTTGGATCTACAGCATCTAAATGTGTAATATTAAAAGATGGTAAAGAAATCGTTGCAAAATCTGTTATATCAGTAGGAACAGGGACTAGTGGACCAGCTAGAGCAATGAAAGAGGCATTAGAACAAGTTGGATTATCTTTTGTCAGTGAGCTTCAAGGAGCAGTAGCAACTGGTTATGGAAGAAATTCATTAGCAGAGGTACCAGCTCAAATGTCTGAATTATCTTGTCATGCAAAAGGAGCATATTTTCTATTTCCAAATGTTCACTCAATTATAGATATTGGTGGTCAAGATTCAAAAGCATTAAAAATTGGAGACAATGGAATGCTTGAAAATTTTGTTATGAATGATAAATGTGCAGCAGGAACAGGAAGATTTTTAGATGTAATTGCAAAAGTTTTGGAAGTAAATTTAGAAGACTTAGAAAAATTAGATGAAAAATCAACTGTTGATGTAGCAATAAGTTCAACTTGTACTGTGTTTGCAGAATCAGAAGTAATTTCACAACTTGCTAAAGGCACGAAGATTGAAGATATAGTAAAAGGTATTCATACTGCCATAGCTAGCCGTGTTGGTAGTTTGGCAAAAAGAATTGGTATAAAAGATGATGTTGTTATGACTGGTGGAGTTGCACTTAATAAAGGTATGGTAAGAGCCTTAGAAAGAAATTTGGGCTTTAAACTACATACAAATGAATATTGTCAATTAAATGGGGCAATAGGAGCAGCATTATTTGCTTATCAAAAATATATGATGACTCATCAATAA
- a CDS encoding sodium/glutamate symporter codes for MEELKVLKFDMFTTLMLAVLAIYFGDFLRKIFPILKKYCLPASVVGGTVFAVISLLLFKMGIVQLDFDYKAINQLFYCIFFAASGAAASMALLKKGGKLVLIFAILAAVLATFQNGIALVIGKFMNIDPLISMMTGSIPMTGGHGNAASFAPIAVEAGAPAAIEVAIAAATFGLISGCMLGGPFGNFLVKRFKLENSMSNEQVMEEIDVEGSGSILVDKPNLIQAVFLMCIAIGVGKLIELGLKSIQNSTGWKVALPIHVCCMFAGIIIRLIYDRIKGNHDVLYASIDIVGEFSLALFVSMSIITMKLWQLSGLGLALVVLLIAQLVLIVTFCYFLTFRLLGKNYDAAVMAVGHMGFGLGAVPVSMTTMQAVCKKYRYSKLAFFVVPVIGGFISNITNAVIITKFLEFAKNLHSVWIG; via the coding sequence ATGGAAGAATTAAAAGTATTAAAATTTGATATGTTTACAACATTGATGTTAGCAGTCTTAGCAATATATTTTGGAGATTTTTTGAGAAAAATATTTCCAATTTTGAAAAAATATTGTTTACCAGCTTCTGTTGTCGGGGGAACTGTGTTTGCGGTGATATCATTGTTACTTTTTAAAATGGGAATAGTTCAGTTGGATTTTGATTATAAAGCAATAAATCAATTATTCTATTGTATATTCTTTGCAGCAAGTGGAGCAGCAGCAAGTATGGCACTTTTGAAAAAAGGTGGAAAGTTAGTTCTAATATTTGCAATTTTAGCAGCAGTTTTAGCAACTTTTCAAAATGGGATAGCATTAGTGATTGGTAAGTTTATGAATATAGACCCACTAATTTCAATGATGACTGGAAGTATACCAATGACAGGTGGACATGGGAATGCAGCATCATTTGCCCCTATTGCAGTTGAAGCAGGAGCACCAGCAGCTATAGAAGTTGCAATAGCAGCAGCTACATTTGGATTGATTTCAGGTTGTATGCTTGGAGGACCTTTTGGAAATTTCTTAGTAAAAAGATTCAAATTGGAAAACTCTATGTCAAATGAACAAGTAATGGAAGAGATAGATGTAGAGGGATCAGGGAGCATATTAGTTGATAAACCAAATCTTATTCAAGCAGTATTTTTAATGTGTATTGCAATAGGAGTAGGGAAGCTGATAGAACTAGGACTTAAATCTATACAAAATAGTACTGGTTGGAAAGTAGCATTACCAATACATGTATGTTGTATGTTTGCTGGAATTATAATAAGACTGATTTATGATAGAATAAAAGGAAATCATGATGTTTTATATGCATCAATTGACATAGTTGGGGAATTTTCATTAGCATTGTTTGTTTCTATGTCAATTATAACTATGAAATTATGGCAATTATCTGGACTAGGATTAGCATTAGTAGTATTACTGATAGCACAATTAGTGCTTATAGTAACATTCTGTTATTTCTTAACATTTAGATTATTGGGGAAAAATTATGATGCAGCAGTAATGGCAGTTGGACATATGGGATTTGGATTAGGAGCAGTTCCTGTATCAATGACTACTATGCAGGCTGTTTGTAAAAAATATAGATATTCTAAGTTAGCATTCTTTGTCGTTCCAGTAATTGGAGGATTTATAAGTAACATTACAAATGCAGTAATAATAACAAAATTCTTAGAGTTTGCTAAGAATTTGCATTCTGTATGGATTGGATAA
- a CDS encoding acyl-CoA carboxylase subunit beta: protein MNYSMPKYFQNMPQVGNSLVNIDEANENAVREIEDAIAQSIQAMQDSGTPDEKIHDKGQMTALERVAELVDEGTWYPLNTLYNPEDFETGTGIVKGLGRIGGKWAVVVASDNKKIVGAWVPGQADNLLRASDTAKCLGIPLVYVLNCSGVKLDEQEKVYANRRGGGTPFFRNAELQQLGIPVIVGIYGTNPAGGGYHSISPTILIAHKDANMAVGGAGIVGGMNPKGYIDMEGAIQIAEATMAAKKVEVPGTIHVHYDKTGFFREVYDDEIGVIDGIKKYMDYLPSYDLEFFRVDEPTEPLFDPNDLYSIIPMNQKKIYNIYDVIGRLFDNSEFSEYKKGYGPEVVTGLAKVDGLLVGVVANAQGLLMNYPEYREKSVGIGGKLYRQGLIKMSEFVTLCSRDRLPIVWLQDTSGIDVGNPAEEAELLGLGQSLIYSIENSHVPQIEITLRKGSAAAHYVLGGPQGNNTNAFSLGTAATEVYVMNGETAASAMYSRRLAKDYKAEKDLQPTIDKMNQLINEYTAKSRPAYCAKTGMVDEIVPLYDLRGYIQAFANAVYQNPKSICAFHQMILPRAIREFETYTKK, encoded by the coding sequence ATGAATTATTCAATGCCTAAATATTTTCAAAATATGCCACAAGTAGGAAATTCATTAGTTAATATTGATGAAGCTAATGAAAATGCAGTAAGAGAAATTGAAGATGCTATTGCCCAAAGTATTCAAGCAATGCAAGATTCAGGAACTCCTGATGAAAAAATTCATGATAAAGGTCAAATGACTGCATTAGAAAGAGTAGCAGAGCTAGTAGATGAAGGAACTTGGTATCCTTTAAATACTCTATATAATCCAGAAGATTTTGAAACAGGAACAGGGATAGTAAAAGGATTAGGTAGAATTGGTGGAAAATGGGCAGTGGTTGTTGCTTCTGATAATAAGAAAATAGTTGGAGCTTGGGTTCCAGGTCAAGCAGATAACTTATTAAGAGCATCAGATACTGCTAAATGCTTAGGAATACCGTTAGTTTATGTTCTAAATTGTAGTGGTGTTAAACTTGATGAACAAGAAAAAGTTTATGCTAATAGAAGAGGTGGAGGAACTCCATTCTTCCGTAATGCAGAACTACAACAATTAGGTATACCTGTAATAGTTGGAATCTATGGAACTAACCCAGCAGGTGGAGGGTATCATAGTATCAGTCCTACAATATTAATAGCTCATAAAGATGCTAATATGGCAGTTGGAGGAGCAGGAATAGTTGGAGGAATGAATCCAAAAGGATATATTGATATGGAAGGAGCTATCCAAATAGCAGAAGCTACAATGGCTGCTAAAAAAGTTGAAGTTCCAGGAACTATCCATGTTCACTATGATAAAACTGGATTTTTTAGAGAAGTTTATGATGATGAAATAGGAGTTATAGATGGAATAAAGAAATATATGGATTATTTACCATCTTATGATTTAGAATTTTTTAGAGTTGATGAACCAACTGAACCTCTATTTGACCCAAATGATTTATATTCAATAATTCCAATGAATCAAAAGAAAATTTACAATATTTATGATGTAATTGGTCGTTTATTTGATAACAGTGAATTTTCTGAATATAAAAAAGGATATGGACCAGAAGTTGTAACAGGACTTGCAAAAGTTGATGGCTTACTTGTAGGAGTTGTTGCAAATGCACAAGGACTTTTAATGAACTATCCTGAATATAGAGAAAAGTCAGTAGGTATTGGTGGTAAACTATATCGTCAAGGACTTATTAAAATGAGTGAATTTGTAACTCTTTGTTCAAGAGATAGATTACCAATAGTTTGGTTGCAAGATACAAGTGGTATAGATGTAGGAAATCCTGCCGAAGAGGCTGAATTATTAGGATTAGGCCAATCTTTAATCTATTCAATAGAAAATTCACATGTACCTCAAATAGAAATTACTTTAAGAAAAGGTTCAGCAGCAGCTCACTATGTATTGGGTGGACCACAAGGTAATAATACTAATGCTTTCTCATTAGGAACAGCAGCAACAGAAGTATATGTAATGAATGGAGAAACAGCAGCTTCAGCAATGTATTCAAGGAGACTTGCAAAAGATTATAAAGCTGAAAAAGATTTACAACCTACAATAGATAAAATGAATCAATTGATAAATGAATACACAGCTAAATCAAGACCAGCATACTGTGCTAAAACAGGTATGGTTGATGAAATAGTACCTTTATATGATTTAAGAGGATATATACAAGCATTTGCTAATGCAGTATATCAAAATCCAAAATCAATTTGTGCATTCCATCAAATGATTTTACCAAGAGCTATAAGAGAATTTGAAACTTATACAAAAAAATAA
- the gctB gene encoding glutaconate CoA-transferase subunit B, with the protein MAKNYKNYTNKEMQAITIAKEIKDGQIVIVGTGLPLIGATVAKNKFAPNCKLIVESGLMDCSPIEVPRSVGDLRLMGHCAVQWPNVRFIGFETNEYLNGNDRMIAFIGGAQINPYGDLNSTIIGDDYVKPKTRFTGSGGANGIATYSDTVIMMQHEKRRFIDKIDYVTSVGWAGGPGGREKLGLPGNRGPLAVVTDKGILRFDEKTKRMYLAGYYPGVTIEDIVENTGFEIDTSRAVQLEAPSEEIIKMIREDIDPGQAFIKVPVEE; encoded by the coding sequence ATGGCAAAGAATTATAAAAACTATACAAATAAAGAAATGCAAGCTATTACCATTGCTAAAGAAATAAAAGATGGACAAATAGTTATAGTAGGAACAGGATTACCTTTAATAGGAGCAACTGTTGCTAAAAATAAATTTGCCCCTAATTGTAAACTAATAGTTGAAAGTGGACTTATGGATTGTAGCCCAATAGAAGTTCCAAGAAGTGTTGGAGATTTAAGACTTATGGGACACTGTGCTGTTCAATGGCCAAATGTAAGATTTATAGGTTTTGAAACTAATGAATACTTAAATGGAAATGATAGAATGATAGCTTTTATAGGAGGAGCTCAAATTAATCCTTATGGAGATTTAAACTCTACTATCATTGGTGATGATTATGTAAAACCAAAAACAAGATTTACTGGTAGTGGAGGAGCTAATGGTATAGCTACTTATTCAGATACTGTAATAATGATGCAACATGAAAAAAGAAGATTTATAGATAAAATAGACTATGTAACAAGTGTTGGTTGGGCAGGAGGACCAGGAGGAAGAGAAAAGTTAGGACTTCCTGGAAATAGAGGACCACTTGCTGTTGTTACAGATAAAGGTATTTTAAGATTTGATGAAAAAACTAAGAGAATGTACTTAGCTGGCTATTATCCAGGAGTTACAATAGAAGATATAGTTGAAAACACTGGATTTGAAATTGATACTTCAAGAGCAGTACAATTAGAAGCTCCAAGTGAAGAAATCATAAAAATGATAAGAGAAGACATAGATCCAGGACAAGCATTTATAAAAGTTCCAGTGGAAGAATAA